One genomic window of Manihot esculenta cultivar AM560-2 chromosome 16, M.esculenta_v8, whole genome shotgun sequence includes the following:
- the LOC110602901 gene encoding ribosomal RNA-processing protein 17, producing the protein MEGEIEVEPQLPPIRAPHIKKRALKNKALAVSFNEKDLRDYVTGFHKRKKKRRKEAQKQQEEALRRKRIEDRKKRRLERELVLYGEAPPASGDGDGYSEDGEESDPIASVSGTLEYDNGDMKVTVTTSEISREDKDDHSGKMQTAVPMSRLAAGDDKKHNLAVTKKNSFKKVSKHKLRSKPHNNRDKKKGKKKNKKR; encoded by the exons ATGGAAGGCGAAATTGAAGTCGAACCACAGCTACCACCAATACGAGCCCCGCACATAAAGAAACGAGCTCTTAAAAACAAAGCTCTAGCTGTATCTTTCAACGAGAAAGATCTCAG GGATTACGTAACTGGGTTTCAcaagaggaagaaaaagagaagaaaggaaGCCCAAAAACAGCAAGAGGAGGCCTTACGGCGAAAGCGTATCGAGGATCGCAAAAAG AGGAGGCTGGAAAGGGAACTCGTGTTATATGGAGAAGCTCCACCAGCTTCTGGTGATGGTGATGGTTACAGTGAGGATGGTGAAGAAAGTGATCCAATTGCATCAGTCAGTG GAACATTGGAGTATGACAATGGGGACATGAAAGTCACTGTGACAACTAGTGAGATTTCTCGGGAAGATAAGGATGACCACAGTGGAAAGATGCAAACAGCAGTGCCCATGTCAAGATTGGCGGCTGGAGATGATAAGAAGCACAATTTAGCTGTTACTAAAAAGAACTCGTTTAAGAAAGTCTCGAAGCATAAGTTGAGGTCAAAGCCACATAATAACAGAGATAAAAAGAAgggaaagaaaaagaacaagaaGAGGTAA